One region of Bacteroidales bacterium genomic DNA includes:
- a CDS encoding DUF3109 family protein has protein sequence MIQIENTLISDDIIEKKFACNLKVCKGICCVKGDSGAPLEDDEIILLDKEYHKIEPFLRDEGRKAIAENGIYYIDSEHDTVTMLINDKECAFTLFDEKGIASCAIENAYFKGKTIFRKPMSCWLYPARTKKISDLYAVNYDVWDICRSAELFGEENNIPVYKFLKEPLIKKFGEEWYKQLEFYANNKSAERITLS, from the coding sequence ATGATTCAAATTGAAAACACATTAATTTCCGATGACATTATTGAAAAGAAGTTTGCTTGCAACCTTAAGGTATGTAAAGGGATTTGTTGTGTGAAAGGAGACTCCGGGGCACCTCTTGAAGACGATGAAATAATATTATTAGATAAAGAATATCATAAAATAGAACCGTTTTTAAGAGATGAAGGAAGAAAAGCCATAGCAGAAAACGGTATATATTATATTGACTCGGAACATGATACCGTAACCATGCTTATTAACGATAAAGAATGTGCATTTACTCTTTTTGATGAAAAAGGTATTGCATCTTGCGCGATTGAAAATGCATATTTTAAAGGAAAAACTATATTCAGAAAACCTATGTCTTGTTGGCTTTATCCTGCAAGAACAAAAAAAATAAGCGATTTATATGCAGTGAATTATGATGTTTGGGATATCTGTAGATCTGCCGAATTATTCGGAGAAGAAAACAATATTCCTGTATATAAATTCCTTAAAGAACCCTTAATAAAAAAGTTCGGTGAAGAATGGTATAAGCAGTTAGAATTTTATGCAAATAATAAATCAGCCGAAAGAATTACTCTTTCTTAA